The genome window ATTTAAACTCACGCCGGGAGCAAACAGCGGGGTAAAATATTTTGTAACCCTGTCTGAACAAACCAAAGGCTCGGCAATTGGTTTGGAGTACCAGGTATTAGATGATAAGCTGCACCCTGATGCCAAACTTGGGCGCGACGGCGACCGTACCTTATCATCATTATATGATCTTATTCCCGCCAAAAAACAAGAAAGGTTTGTGCATCCCATTGGTGCATGGAATACCGGCCGTGTAGTTGTGTATCCCAATAACCATGTTGAACATTATCTAAACGGGGTAAAAGTGCTTGAATACGATAGAGGATCAGATGAATTTCGCAAACTGGTTGCTATCAGTAAATACGTGGTATGGAAAAATTTTGGAGAAGCTAAAGAAGGACATTTGCTGTTGCAGGATCACGGCAACGAGGTGTTTTTTAGAAGTATAAAAGTAAAACGGCTGTAGGTTATTGTCTGAGCCCGGGTTTAACCGGGTTCAGACAATTTCGCTTTTCTTTTGAAAACTATAATATAAATAAAATAGCGAAGGCAGGATCACCAGGCTGCCAAGTAAAAGTGCCAGGCCCAAAACCTGTATGGTTTTTTCTGTTGCGTGATAAGCAAAAATGGACAGGTTTTGTCCGCCTTTAATCATTACCATGTAGGGGAAGTGCATGTATCCTACAGCCAAAAGGATCATGGTGACCTGGAAGCCGGCACCAATCCGGATTATTTTTCGTTTCCCTTTATTGATCAATATCCATGATGCAATTAAAGAAAGAGATGCGGCAATTACAGCGGTTAAACTAACAGGATTATTAAAGATCCAATGGGCCATGCCAATATGCTCCAATTCGGCAGCTAAAAACACCATGCCGCCAAAAATTACCGCTGCTATATTCATCATTCGTGCTTTCACGATAAAGCGCCTTACATCTTTTTCGTTATCAGCTTCGCCAATTAAATAAATTGCCGCAAGATACCCGCTAAGTGCTACGGTAAAAAGGCCAACAGTTACCGAGAACCAATTTAGCCAGCTAAAAATATATGCAGATGAGAAATCAGTTGCATGAAGATCAATTTTGCGGGAGATTACGCTGCCTGCTATTATGCCAAGGAACAAAGGGGTGATGAAGCTGGAATTAACGAATACCTTGTTATAAATCTTTTGCGTGTTTTCGCCTTTAATAGCATCATAATTTCTGAACGCAAAAGCCGTTCCTCTTGCGGTGATCCCCAGCAACATTATCAATATAGGAATATGCAGGTAAGTGCACATGGTGCTATAAATGGTAGGGAAAGCCACAAACATTATTACCACGGCTATAATGAGCCACATGTGGTTGGCTTCCCAAATCGGGCCGATGGCCTGATAGCTTGTTTTTCGGGTGCGCGACCTGTTTTTTTCAGATGTAAAAAGTTCAATTATTCCCGCACCGAAATCGGCACCGCCGAGCAGGAAATACAGTACAATGGCTAAAAACAGGAAGGTTATTACAACGTATAGCATAAGCTTTAAATTAGCGGTCGTACAATTCAGGAACCATTTTAATCTGGCGTTTTAACAGCATTATAACGGCAATACTTAATATCAGATAAACTACCGTAAATAAGTAAAACGAATAATGAATGCCCGGCATAGGGGTAACCGCTTCGCTGGTGCGCATTACGCCCTGAATTATCCAGGGTTGCCTGCCTACTTCTGTAACTGTCCAGCCTGCTTCAACAGCAATAAACCCAAATGGGGTATAAAGGATAAAGAGGGCCAAAAACCATTTTTTTGAAAACCAGCTGCGCTTTTTCCATAAGGCCACAAAATATAGGATGCCGATAAGCATCATCGCCGAGCCGATAGCTATCATTATCTCAAAAGCTATATGCGTAACGGTAACAGGTGGCTGATCTTTTACGGGGATGGTATCCAGCGCCTTTACAGGTTGTTTAAAGTTGTCATAAACCAGGAAACTAAGCAGCCCCGGGATCTCTATGCCATAGTTGACTTTTTTATTTGCCGTATCCGGAATACCACCTATGGTTAGTGGCGAATAGTCCTGCGTATGAAAATAAGCCTCCATAGCTGCCAGTTTAGCCGGTTGCTTTTCTGCTGCATTTTTTGCTGATAAGTCGCCGCTGAACGGTTGCAATATAGCCGCCACAGCGCCAAATACGATGGCGATTTTAAAGGCTTTGGTATGAAAATTAACATTTTGTTTTTTTCCTATCATTAAAGCATGAATTCCGGCTACAGCAAATCCTGTTGCTGAAAATGCAGCGATGGTCATGTGTAAAGATTCAGAAAACCATGAGCCATTAAACATCGCTTTTATGGGGTCGATATTAAGATATTGCCCGTTGATATAATCAAAACCCGAGGGGCTGTTCATCCATGAATTTGCAGATACCACTAAAATTCCTGACGCTATCCCGCTTATACCAACCATTACGCCGGTACCCCAATGGAACCACTTATTAAATTTGTTCCACCCGTAAAGAAAAAATCCCAGTGCAATAGCTTCTATAAAAAATGCCACCCCCTCCAACGAAAAAGGCATCCCGAATATGGGCCCTGCATGTTCCATAAACTTAGGCCACAATAAACCCAGTTCGAAAGACAGAATAGTACCCGAAACAGCCCCGGTGGCGAAAAATATTGCAACGCCCTTACTCCATGCCTGGGTTATGTTTTTATAAACCGGTTCCCCGGTTTTTATCCATTTATAATGCGATATAGCCATAAACACCGGCATCACCATACCGATACAGGAGTATATGATATGAAAGCCCAATGATATGGCCATTTGCGACCGTGCAGCTATAAAATCGTCCATAGTATTTCAATAATTAATGAGGCAGCTTTTCGTGAAGCAAACCATAAACCCAGGTGCCCGCCACCGCACTTAATAACGTAATAATGGTTACCAGGTAACCGCTGCCAATTTGGGCAAAAAGCGGGCCGGGGCAGGCACCCGTAATCGCCCAGCCTAATCCAAATATCAGCCCGCCATACACGTTGCCCCACTGGAATTTTTTTGTTGGAATAACTATAGTTTCTCCGCTTATGGTTTTGAGTTTGAAGTACCTGATAGTTAAAACGGAAATACATCCCACCACAATAGCGCTCCCAATAATTCCGTACATGTGAAAGGCCTGGAACCTGAACATTTCCTGAATGCGGAACCAGGAGATCACTTCAGATTTAACCAATACAATACCAAACAATAGCCCGGTTACTAAATATTTTAGGTTGCGCATCATAACGTAATTAACCAGGGTAAAATAAACCATGTCATCACAAAGCCGCCTATCATAAAGCAGCAGGTGGCAACCAGAGAAGGCCATTGAAATGTCGAGATCCCCATTATGGAGTGTCCTGAAGTACAGCCATCGGCGTAACGCGTTCCAAAGCCAACCAGGAAACCGCCGGCAACCATAAAAATAATCCCCCTTGTTGTTAGTAATTGCTGAAAGCTAAACACATCCTGTGGCAGCAGTCCTTTAAAATCTTTTATCCCCTGTTGTTTCAATAAGGTTTCGGTTTCCGGGTTGATTTTAACAGGATGTTGCCCTCCCATAAACTGCACGGCTATAAAGCCTCCTGTTACTATACCCGCCACAAAAAATAAATTCCACAAGCTGGCCTTCCAGTCGTACTTAAAAAAGGAGATATCAGCAGGAAAGCAAATAGCACAAATGTGTTTTAGTGAAGATGATATGCCAAACGGCTTATTTCCTGCAAATAATAAGGCAGGCACCATTAGGCCTATTAAAGGGCCTGAAACATACCAGGGCCAGGGCTGTTTTAAAAAGTCCATTTATTAATTACAAAAGGGTGTTGTGCAAATATACCGATAACTAAAACCAACCGTTATCTTGTAAAAAAATGATTGCTAAATAGAATATTTCTAAATATTAACCATAATAGTAATATCCTGAAAAAAATATTGCATTCTTAAAGAAAAAATTATATACATTAGTAGCGAATTATAAACCATAATTATACCTGATTAATTGAAACGGATAGTTGCCATAGCATTATTGTGCGTTCACCTGTTTACCATAGGGGGATATTCGCTGCTGTTTCAATATTATATTCACAAATCAGATGTACAGATGGTGAAAGAGATTTTTGATAATAAGATAAACAACGCAAAGCTTATTGAGATCAAGATCCCGGTTAATATGCCTACCGTACAGGACTGGACAGAATATGAAGTAATCCAGGGCCAGATCCAGCTAAAGGATGCCTACTATAACTATGTAAGGCTAAAAATGACCCACGATACCATGTATTTTGTGTGTATCCCCAATACTGTTAAAACGCATCTTGTGAAAGCAAATGTTATTACTGCTAACCAGATCAATGATGTGCCGCTAACAAAGAAAGGGCACGATGCATCTTTCAAAAAAGTTAACACCCTGAGTGATTATAATATCCAGGCGTTTAAATATCATTACGATGAATTTGAAACGCAACTTAAACCTAATGACAAATCTGTATCTGTTCAATTAAACAGTCCCTTTATTGACTCTCCGGGTAAACCACCCAATTTTATCAGTTAAAAAACTGCTTATAATAATTCTTTGTGCGGTCTTTGAAAGTAAGGCCTTTAATTCAATTTGTTTATAGGTAATAACATTGCGTGTGCTTTGGCATACCGTATGATTTTCTACAGCTTTTTGAACCAGAGTTTGCAGCGGTTTTCGCCATTCTAATGTTAATATTTTAAGGCAATTAACCCGTCAGGGCACTTTTAACATTTTCAACCTTTATTCTTTAACTATAACCATGATTAAATCTTTACCTCTGTATTTTTACAGGTATTGTTTGGTGGCTTGCGGCTTGTTTTTTCTTTCGGAAACAGCTCAAGCACAAACAGATGCCGATGCACTAATGATCCCCAAAAATTACTTCTGTACAGGTGTTGTTTACACCCACAGCGACTGGAAAAACTATTGGGAGGGAACTTTTAAACGCGACAACGCCAACATAGGCACCTTATCAACCAATTCATTTATGGTTGTAGGTAATTATGGACTGACTAACAAACTTGACATCCTGGCAATGGCGCCTTATGTTAAAACTAATGCTTCGCAGGGAACGCTTAAGGGGCAAAGTGGCGTACAGGATCTTACCGTGGCTTTAAAGTACCTGGCTTTTACCAGTGAAATTGGCAAGGGGATTTTCAGTATCCATGCCATTGCCGAAGGGTCCGTTCCGTTAACCAATTATGAGCCTGATTTTTTACCGGTATCAATTGGTTTACACAGTAAGTCGGTATCGCTTCGCGGCCTTTTGAACTATCAAACAGGGCGCTTTTTTGTTGCGGGTGCAGGTCAGTACGTTTTACGCAGCAATATAACCATCGACAGGAATTCTTATTACACAGATCATTTGATTTATAGTAACGAGGTGAATATGCCCAATGTATCTAATCTTTTGTTTAGTGCAGGGTATCGCAGCCTGCAACTAAATATCGAAGGTATTGTTTCCCAAACCACCACGCAGGGCGGATTTGATATCCGAAAAAACGATATGCCTTTCCCAGGCAATAAAATGAACATGACCACAGTTGGCGGGCTGGCAAAATACAGCTTCCAGGATTTAACAGGGTTTGAACTTACCGTTGGCGGTAATTACGTTGTAAGGGGCCGGAATGTGGGTCAGAGCACTAGCCTGTTTGCTGCAGTATATTATATCCTTGATTTTAATAAAAAAACAAAAAACTAAGCCATGAAAAAACAAGTACTAAATATAATGCAGCTGTTATTTTTAACAGCAATAGTTTTTTTAGGTTCGTGTAAAAAGGAAGTAACAGATCGTACTACGCAATACCCTGCGCTAGCGCCCGTGAATATTGACCTGAATGCAGACACCTGGAAACCTATACTTGCAAAAGATCCGTCAGCGTTTAACGTGCCTGCGCCGGACGCGACCAATTCGGCAGCTTATACTGCAGATATCAGCGAAATAAAATCGTACCAGGGCAAATTAACTGATGATCAAAAAGCGATAGTTAAATACTGGAGTGCCGGAGCCGTGTTGCGCTGGAACGAAATTTTGCGCGACCTCGTTGCAAAGCACAATTTACCTCCATATCAAAATGCTGATGGTACTTATCCTTTTCCGAGTGCCGCTAATCCTTTTGCCTATCCGCAGTTTCCTTTTTCAAACCCGCCGTATGCAGCACGTGCTTATGCTTATGTGAGCGCCGCACAATATGACGCACTGGTAACTGCTTACCATTACAAAAATATGTATAACCGGACGGCGCCATATAATTTTGACGCCACCATAACGCCGCTTATCCCCAAATCAGCATTGCCATCGTATCCAAGTGAAGATGCTGTAGTAGCCGGAGCCACCGTGGAGATAATGAAATTATTGTTCCCGGCCGACGTTGACTACATTACACAGAAAGCGGCTGATGAAAAACTGTACCGCATAATGGCCGGCGCCAACGTACGGGGTGAGGTTACCGCAGGCGAGGCTTTAGGTGTTAAAGTTGCCGATGTGTTTGTTGCCCGCGCCAAAACTGACCGCGCCGGAAAAGCAATTGGCACACAGGCATTATGGACTCAATTGCAAACACAAACTGCTGCCAAGGGCGAGCAGTACTGGATTAGCCAGGAATCGCCGCTAAGGCCGCCAATGTTGCCGCTGTTTGGTAAAGTGATCCCGTTTTTGTTTGACACCACAACAGTAGTAACGTTAAGGCCTGGGCCGCCCAACCCAACAAACTCCGATGCATTTAAGAAAGAAGTTGCAGAAGTGCTTAACTATAGTCAAAACCCCACCCGCGAACACCAGGCGATAGTTGAATTTTGGGCCGATGGTGTTGGAACCTACACCCCGCCGGGACACTGGAATGCTATTGCGGCAGATGAATTTGTAAAACAAAATTACAGCGAAGTACGCTGGGCACGGAATTTTGCGCTATTAAATATGGCCGAAATGGATGCCGCAATTGTGTGCTGGGATACCAAGTATTTTTACTTTAACCAGCGGCCAACACAGGCTAATCCTAAAATCAAAACCTTAACC of Mucilaginibacter xinganensis contains these proteins:
- a CDS encoding cytochrome d ubiquinol oxidase subunit II, which produces MLYVVITFLFLAIVLYFLLGGADFGAGIIELFTSEKNRSRTRKTSYQAIGPIWEANHMWLIIAVVIMFVAFPTIYSTMCTYLHIPILIMLLGITARGTAFAFRNYDAIKGENTQKIYNKVFVNSSFITPLFLGIIAGSVISRKIDLHATDFSSAYIFSWLNWFSVTVGLFTVALSGYLAAIYLIGEADNEKDVRRFIVKARMMNIAAVIFGGMVFLAAELEHIGMAHWIFNNPVSLTAVIAASLSLIASWILINKGKRKIIRIGAGFQVTMILLAVGYMHFPYMVMIKGGQNLSIFAYHATEKTIQVLGLALLLGSLVILPSLFYLYYSFQKKSEIV
- a CDS encoding cytochrome ubiquinol oxidase subunit I, whose product is MDDFIAARSQMAISLGFHIIYSCIGMVMPVFMAISHYKWIKTGEPVYKNITQAWSKGVAIFFATGAVSGTILSFELGLLWPKFMEHAGPIFGMPFSLEGVAFFIEAIALGFFLYGWNKFNKWFHWGTGVMVGISGIASGILVVSANSWMNSPSGFDYINGQYLNIDPIKAMFNGSWFSESLHMTIAAFSATGFAVAGIHALMIGKKQNVNFHTKAFKIAIVFGAVAAILQPFSGDLSAKNAAEKQPAKLAAMEAYFHTQDYSPLTIGGIPDTANKKVNYGIEIPGLLSFLVYDNFKQPVKALDTIPVKDQPPVTVTHIAFEIMIAIGSAMMLIGILYFVALWKKRSWFSKKWFLALFILYTPFGFIAVEAGWTVTEVGRQPWIIQGVMRTSEAVTPMPGIHYSFYLFTVVYLILSIAVIMLLKRQIKMVPELYDR
- a CDS encoding DUF6691 family protein: MMRNLKYLVTGLLFGIVLVKSEVISWFRIQEMFRFQAFHMYGIIGSAIVVGCISVLTIRYFKLKTISGETIVIPTKKFQWGNVYGGLIFGLGWAITGACPGPLFAQIGSGYLVTIITLLSAVAGTWVYGLLHEKLPH
- a CDS encoding YeeE/YedE family protein, whose translation is MDFLKQPWPWYVSGPLIGLMVPALLFAGNKPFGISSSLKHICAICFPADISFFKYDWKASLWNLFFVAGIVTGGFIAVQFMGGQHPVKINPETETLLKQQGIKDFKGLLPQDVFSFQQLLTTRGIIFMVAGGFLVGFGTRYADGCTSGHSIMGISTFQWPSLVATCCFMIGGFVMTWFILPWLITL
- a CDS encoding transporter, which codes for MIKSLPLYFYRYCLVACGLFFLSETAQAQTDADALMIPKNYFCTGVVYTHSDWKNYWEGTFKRDNANIGTLSTNSFMVVGNYGLTNKLDILAMAPYVKTNASQGTLKGQSGVQDLTVALKYLAFTSEIGKGIFSIHAIAEGSVPLTNYEPDFLPVSIGLHSKSVSLRGLLNYQTGRFFVAGAGQYVLRSNITIDRNSYYTDHLIYSNEVNMPNVSNLLFSAGYRSLQLNIEGIVSQTTTQGGFDIRKNDMPFPGNKMNMTTVGGLAKYSFQDLTGFELTVGGNYVVRGRNVGQSTSLFAAVYYILDFNKKTKN
- a CDS encoding phosphatase PAP2 family protein — encoded protein: MKKQVLNIMQLLFLTAIVFLGSCKKEVTDRTTQYPALAPVNIDLNADTWKPILAKDPSAFNVPAPDATNSAAYTADISEIKSYQGKLTDDQKAIVKYWSAGAVLRWNEILRDLVAKHNLPPYQNADGTYPFPSAANPFAYPQFPFSNPPYAARAYAYVSAAQYDALVTAYHYKNMYNRTAPYNFDATITPLIPKSALPSYPSEDAVVAGATVEIMKLLFPADVDYITQKAADEKLYRIMAGANVRGEVTAGEALGVKVADVFVARAKTDRAGKAIGTQALWTQLQTQTAAKGEQYWISQESPLRPPMLPLFGKVIPFLFDTTTVVTLRPGPPNPTNSDAFKKEVAEVLNYSQNPTREHQAIVEFWADGVGTYTPPGHWNAIAADEFVKQNYSEVRWARNFALLNMAEMDAAIVCWDTKYFYFNQRPTQANPKIKTLTGIPNFPAYTSGHSNFSSAAATVLTYLLPDRGNKFNDLASQASISRLYGAIHYRSDIDAGMVTGTKVGQYAVQRGKTDGAGN